In one Flavobacteriales bacterium genomic region, the following are encoded:
- a CDS encoding cytochrome c peroxidase: protein MKPYHALIAFLPLAMLASCKPDEGPEETDGTDGGAAHQATPYTLAIPSNFPPMSIPSDNPMTVEGVELGRYLFYEERLSGDNTMSCASCHGQSFAFSDHGNQFSTGIDGVQGNRTSMVLQNLGWETRFFWDGRAMTLEEQILEPVENPIEMHETWPNAVAKLQADPAYVALFQEAFGSTTIDRFKAAKAMAQFLRTLISGNSRFDRFMRGEIQLTPEEQLGFLLTQQEGGDPALGLGGQWGADCFHCHPHGGARFTDGLFRNNGLDSQFTDLGLGGVTGLPQDMGLFKTPTLRNVAVSGPYMHDGRFSTLEEVIEHYNGGGHPSPTISPFMKFTQGGLSLTPEKKAQLLAFLHTLTDDEFLTNPEFADPGTP, encoded by the coding sequence ATGAAGCCCTACCACGCATTGATCGCATTCCTCCCGCTGGCGATGCTCGCCTCATGCAAGCCTGATGAGGGTCCGGAGGAGACGGATGGCACGGACGGCGGTGCCGCGCACCAGGCCACTCCGTACACCTTGGCCATCCCTTCGAATTTCCCGCCGATGTCCATCCCTTCGGATAACCCGATGACCGTGGAGGGCGTGGAACTCGGCCGGTACCTGTTCTATGAGGAGCGCCTGAGCGGCGATAACACCATGAGCTGCGCCAGCTGCCATGGGCAGTCCTTCGCCTTCAGCGACCACGGCAACCAGTTCAGCACCGGGATCGATGGCGTGCAGGGGAATAGGACGAGCATGGTGCTCCAGAACCTCGGTTGGGAGACGCGCTTCTTCTGGGATGGCCGTGCCATGACGCTCGAGGAGCAGATCCTGGAGCCGGTGGAGAATCCCATCGAGATGCATGAGACATGGCCCAATGCCGTGGCCAAGCTGCAGGCGGATCCGGCCTACGTGGCCCTGTTCCAGGAGGCGTTCGGCAGCACCACGATCGACCGGTTCAAGGCCGCAAAGGCGATGGCCCAGTTCCTGCGCACGCTGATCAGCGGCAATTCCCGGTTCGACCGCTTCATGCGCGGCGAGATCCAGCTCACGCCGGAGGAGCAGCTCGGTTTCCTTCTCACGCAGCAGGAGGGAGGCGACCCTGCGCTCGGCCTGGGCGGCCAATGGGGAGCGGATTGCTTCCATTGCCACCCCCACGGCGGCGCGCGCTTCACGGATGGGTTGTTCAGGAACAACGGATTGGACAGCCAATTCACCGACTTGGGCCTGGGCGGCGTCACCGGCCTTCCTCAGGACATGGGCCTCTTCAAGACGCCCACCCTACGGAATGTAGCCGTGAGCGGGCCTTATATGCACGACGGCCGGTTCAGCACCCTGGAGGAGGTGATCGAGCATTACAACGGTGGGGGGCACCCTTCGCCCACGATCAGCCCCTTCATGAAGTTCACGCAGGGAGGGCTCTCGCTCACGCCGGAGAAGAAGGCCCAGTTGCTGGCCTTCCTCCATACCCTCACCGATGACGAGTTCCTGACCAATCCTGAATTCGCCGATCCGGGAACCCCCTGA
- a CDS encoding cytochrome c peroxidase has protein sequence MSMLRRRIWVLVLLLAACRHSGEESPLPLDGPFPLRLPAGFPAFDTPADNPLTEASVALGKALFFEKRLSRDGSISCASCHLPARAFSDTVPLSAGVDGRTGMRNSAPLTNLAYHDAFFRDGGVPTLEQQVIAPIHDPVEMDFSITAAAALLRYEEPYRSLSQRAYGVELDAWALSRALASYERTLVSGWSRWDRWMAGEAGALSESEVRGWQLFNSAAVGCGSCHSGFDLSDHAYHNVGQYLDYADPGRGRITLDPGDEGKFKTPTLRNIARTAPYMHDGSMATLEQVVDFFAAGGLPHANRDPLMQSFALSPDDKADLIAFLRALNDEQLIDQVP, from the coding sequence ATGAGCATGCTACGCCGGCGCATCTGGGTCCTCGTCCTGTTGCTAGCCGCGTGCCGTCATTCGGGCGAGGAGTCCCCTTTGCCGCTTGATGGTCCTTTCCCCTTGAGGCTGCCGGCGGGTTTTCCCGCCTTCGATACGCCCGCCGACAACCCCCTCACCGAGGCCTCCGTGGCCTTGGGGAAGGCCCTGTTCTTCGAGAAGCGGCTTTCCCGGGATGGCAGCATCTCCTGCGCTTCGTGCCACCTGCCCGCACGTGCCTTCAGCGATACGGTGCCGCTCAGCGCTGGCGTTGATGGACGCACCGGCATGCGCAATTCGGCACCCTTGACCAACCTGGCCTACCATGATGCGTTCTTCAGGGATGGAGGAGTTCCAACCTTGGAGCAGCAAGTGATTGCGCCGATTCATGATCCAGTGGAGATGGATTTCAGCATCACGGCTGCCGCAGCCCTACTGCGGTATGAGGAGCCGTACCGAAGCCTGTCGCAGCGGGCCTATGGCGTGGAGCTGGACGCTTGGGCGCTCTCCCGGGCCTTGGCCAGTTATGAGCGGACCTTGGTCAGCGGCTGGTCAAGATGGGACAGGTGGATGGCCGGAGAGGCCGGTGCGCTGTCCGAGTCCGAGGTGCGGGGTTGGCAGCTCTTCAACAGCGCCGCAGTGGGATGCGGGTCCTGCCATTCCGGCTTCGACCTCAGCGACCATGCCTACCACAATGTGGGCCAGTACCTCGATTACGCGGACCCCGGCCGGGGCCGGATAACGCTCGATCCCGGTGATGAGGGCAAGTTCAAGACGCCCACGCTGCGCAACATCGCCCGGACGGCCCCGTACATGCACGATGGAAGCATGGCCACCTTGGAGCAGGTGGTCGATTTCTTCGCCGCTGGAGGACTGCCGCACGCGAACCGCGACCCATTGATGCAGAGCTTTGCGTTGAGCCCGGACGATAAGGCCGACCTCATCGCCTTCCTGCGGGCATTGAACGACGAACAGCTGATTGACCAGGTGCCATGA
- a CDS encoding NAD(P)/FAD-dependent oxidoreductase produces the protein MEHFDLCVIGGGPAGYAAAMRGIDLGQRVVLIERDRVGGTGIFNGALTSKTLWEIAQRVSSTNELMRTRGREPFRLDWTEVSKAVNEAAFERKYLYACHLQLLASVVGPSGRRAFVHERGQASFIDPRTIRIERPDRVVDVEADRVIIATGSRPRHLPGIEVDERRILTSDGIFALEEYPESIVIIGAGVIGCEFATIFSLLGRTRVHLIDRADRILPFEDADVSELVARNLERQGVIIHRQAKLERITATDSGVEYRLSYPDGRAETVQVEKALLSVGRQPNVEGLGLAAAGVITDTRTGAIMLNGTATSAAHIHAVGDATGSNMLVNLGEMEGRHAAEQLCGSASTPLSYDNISTIMFLDPEVAGVGLNEQECRKRGMAYRLARIDYSCIPRAIAMRRTRGFFKVLVTDDEEMHVLGMRAVGEHASSAIEAVSLMIRLGTPVRELADLVHPHPSITEGVQECARLLLGKSIFKPEVFADRMQHCRWRPADSSSAAA, from the coding sequence ATGGAACACTTTGACCTGTGCGTGATTGGTGGTGGACCCGCCGGCTACGCAGCCGCCATGCGCGGCATCGACCTTGGGCAACGAGTGGTGCTGATCGAGCGCGACCGCGTGGGTGGGACCGGCATCTTCAACGGTGCGCTCACCTCGAAGACCCTCTGGGAGATCGCACAGCGCGTATCGAGCACCAATGAGCTGATGCGGACCCGTGGCCGCGAACCGTTCCGCCTGGATTGGACGGAGGTCTCCAAAGCGGTGAACGAGGCCGCCTTCGAGCGCAAGTACCTCTATGCGTGCCACCTGCAGCTCCTCGCTTCCGTTGTGGGGCCATCGGGCCGCCGGGCATTCGTCCATGAACGCGGACAGGCCTCCTTCATCGACCCGCGCACCATCCGCATCGAACGCCCCGACCGCGTCGTCGACGTGGAGGCTGACCGTGTCATCATCGCCACGGGTAGCCGCCCCCGCCACCTGCCCGGAATCGAAGTGGACGAGCGCCGCATCCTCACCAGCGACGGCATCTTCGCGCTCGAGGAATACCCGGAGAGCATCGTCATCATCGGCGCAGGGGTCATCGGCTGCGAATTCGCCACCATCTTCTCCCTGCTCGGCCGCACGCGCGTGCACCTGATCGACCGGGCCGATCGGATCCTGCCCTTCGAGGATGCCGACGTGAGCGAGCTCGTTGCGCGCAACCTCGAGCGGCAGGGCGTCATCATCCATCGGCAGGCGAAGCTGGAGCGGATCACGGCCACGGACTCCGGCGTCGAATACCGCCTGTCCTACCCCGATGGCCGTGCGGAAACCGTCCAGGTGGAGAAGGCGCTGCTCTCCGTGGGCCGGCAGCCCAATGTGGAAGGACTCGGCCTGGCCGCCGCCGGCGTCATCACCGACACGCGTACAGGCGCCATCATGCTGAACGGCACGGCGACGAGCGCGGCCCACATCCATGCCGTGGGTGATGCCACAGGGTCGAACATGCTCGTGAACCTGGGCGAGATGGAGGGGCGCCATGCCGCCGAGCAGCTCTGTGGATCGGCATCCACCCCGCTGAGCTACGACAACATCAGCACCATCATGTTCCTCGACCCCGAGGTGGCCGGCGTGGGGCTCAACGAACAGGAATGCCGCAAGCGGGGCATGGCCTATCGCCTCGCCCGCATCGACTACAGCTGCATCCCCAGGGCCATCGCCATGCGCAGGACGCGCGGCTTCTTCAAGGTGCTGGTCACCGACGACGAAGAGATGCACGTGCTGGGCATGCGCGCCGTGGGCGAGCATGCGTCCAGCGCAATCGAGGCCGTGAGCCTGATGATCCGGCTCGGGACCCCGGTGCGCGAACTGGCCGACCTGGTGCACCCGCATCCGAGCATCACGGAAGGCGTGCAGGAATGCGCGCGGCTCCTCCTCGGGAAGAGCATCTTCAAGCCGGAGGTCTTCGCCGACAGGATGCAGCACTGCCGATGGCGACCTGCTGATTCGTCGAGCGCTGCGGCGTAA
- a CDS encoding UvrD-helicase domain-containing protein, producing the protein MFTVLRSSAGAGKTHALVKHYLEHALRLGQPGAYRHVLALTFTNKAASEMKERVTAYLGKLAVKDLRSSALQDVMEHLKRKTGGSEDQVAQAAEAALHHMLHHWAEVAISTIDAFTRRVVRPFARDLQLDQALRMSTEQSWYRDRAVDALIAQAGQNQEVTHLLTEACRQLLEEEARWDAAHPLRALASELDKESSMKPLDALHGQDSASVSALSDRLRRRNAAFKEEVRAAGRDALRILAEAGLEAEDLAYASKGILSWFRKLADFGPEWLIPGSNALKTVESGKWHGSKADAATIARVGTVSGRLAELFERSRSLCTDGQRDYFIRRAVLRELPAAFALRELQRCLEEQKAADGVVFFSDLTRRVAGVVQEEPVPYIHERIGERYRHFLIDEFQDTSLLQWRCLLPLIDNALSTGGSALLVGDAKQAIYRWRNGEVRLFTHLPGLFGAEGPTDREREATLKRYHREGEPLVANYRSAGTIVAFNNRLFEDLAGVLPESLRSVYADQAQESKRQEAGYIRITIQETEGEADGPDDPLVEFAERSVKEALADGFAPESIAVLVRSKAVGKRVADHLLALGHAVSSPDGAKLAGDPATEAIVDLLRVLHTGDEAAAARFLQLQAKLSATADTEWTDPFASLDGASPLARVRTWLAAQGNPSVRTTLTALIADLAHALGLPATDDACLLTLRDEAHAFGLEHGQDVGGFLAHWERTGGERSASGGTVLGAIQVMTIHKAKGLQFPVVVVPTARMGSGNSNAERLWVNPAGVVPELASALIRPDKSVKECGLPELEAEAALRLLDDLDLLYVAFTRPEQRLYALVPTRKPDELTARLLEHLQPMQEGAAVTLGERLKPWPKETAEPPEALRAPERPNEPALPLRLEAPADWVPDDPDPLRRFGNLVHDLLGRVEHAEALPQAVAALLREGLVNGSEARTLEAWLGPAIRSDGLRPWFGPGLHVRTEASIITADGHAQRPDRIVSDGGVMRVLDIKTGAPSDRHHDQVRGYMRLLRELGHDRVEGALFYVRDGSVIPVEAA; encoded by the coding sequence ATGTTCACCGTGCTTCGCAGCAGTGCCGGGGCGGGCAAGACCCACGCCCTGGTGAAGCACTACCTTGAGCATGCCCTGCGCCTGGGGCAGCCGGGCGCCTACCGTCATGTCCTCGCGCTCACCTTCACCAACAAGGCCGCGAGTGAGATGAAGGAGCGCGTGACCGCCTACCTGGGGAAGCTGGCAGTCAAGGACCTGCGGAGCTCCGCGCTTCAGGATGTGATGGAGCACCTGAAGAGGAAGACCGGCGGTAGCGAGGACCAGGTGGCCCAAGCTGCCGAGGCCGCGCTCCACCATATGCTCCACCACTGGGCAGAGGTCGCCATCAGCACCATCGATGCCTTCACCCGGCGCGTCGTCCGGCCCTTTGCGCGCGACCTGCAGCTGGACCAGGCCCTGCGCATGTCCACCGAGCAATCGTGGTACCGCGACCGTGCGGTGGATGCGCTGATCGCCCAGGCCGGCCAGAACCAGGAAGTGACGCACCTGCTTACGGAGGCCTGCCGCCAGCTGCTGGAGGAGGAGGCCCGATGGGACGCGGCACACCCCCTGCGGGCATTGGCCTCCGAACTCGACAAGGAGTCCTCGATGAAGCCCCTGGATGCCCTGCACGGCCAGGATTCGGCGAGCGTCTCCGCCCTGAGCGACCGGCTGCGCCGCCGCAACGCCGCATTCAAGGAGGAGGTGCGTGCGGCGGGGCGCGATGCGCTGCGCATCCTTGCGGAGGCCGGCTTGGAAGCGGAGGACCTGGCCTACGCCAGCAAGGGCATCCTCAGCTGGTTCCGCAAGCTCGCCGATTTCGGCCCCGAGTGGCTGATCCCTGGCAGCAATGCACTGAAGACGGTTGAATCCGGCAAATGGCACGGCAGCAAGGCCGATGCAGCCACCATTGCGCGGGTCGGAACCGTAAGCGGCCGGCTGGCGGAGCTCTTCGAGCGGAGCCGCTCGCTGTGCACGGATGGGCAGCGCGACTACTTCATCCGAAGGGCGGTGCTCCGCGAACTGCCGGCGGCCTTTGCGCTGCGCGAGCTCCAGCGCTGCCTGGAGGAGCAGAAAGCCGCGGACGGCGTGGTCTTCTTCAGCGACCTGACGCGACGCGTTGCGGGGGTGGTGCAGGAGGAGCCCGTGCCCTACATACACGAACGCATCGGCGAGCGCTACCGGCATTTCCTCATCGATGAATTCCAGGACACTTCACTGCTCCAGTGGCGCTGCCTGCTCCCCCTGATCGACAATGCGCTATCCACCGGTGGCAGCGCTTTGCTCGTGGGCGACGCCAAGCAGGCGATCTACCGGTGGCGGAATGGCGAGGTCAGGCTGTTCACCCACCTGCCCGGGCTGTTCGGCGCCGAGGGGCCAACCGATCGTGAGCGCGAAGCCACGCTGAAGCGGTACCATCGGGAGGGCGAGCCGCTCGTGGCCAACTACCGATCGGCTGGCACCATCGTGGCGTTCAATAACCGTCTCTTCGAGGACCTGGCCGGTGTGCTGCCCGAATCGCTCCGCAGTGTCTATGCTGATCAAGCGCAGGAGTCCAAGCGGCAGGAGGCCGGATACATCCGCATCACCATCCAGGAAACCGAGGGGGAGGCCGACGGGCCAGATGACCCGCTTGTGGAATTCGCCGAACGCAGCGTGAAGGAGGCCCTGGCCGATGGCTTCGCCCCCGAGTCCATCGCTGTCCTGGTGCGGTCGAAGGCGGTCGGGAAGCGTGTCGCGGACCACCTGCTGGCCTTGGGGCATGCCGTCTCCTCGCCCGACGGCGCCAAGCTGGCGGGCGACCCCGCCACGGAAGCCATCGTGGACCTGCTGCGGGTGCTGCACACGGGCGATGAGGCCGCTGCCGCCCGATTCCTTCAGCTTCAAGCGAAGCTATCGGCCACAGCCGACACGGAATGGACCGATCCCTTCGCTTCGCTCGACGGAGCCTCCCCCCTCGCTCGCGTGAGGACTTGGCTGGCAGCGCAGGGCAACCCTTCCGTGCGCACCACCCTGACGGCATTGATCGCTGACCTGGCACACGCCCTGGGGCTGCCGGCCACGGATGATGCGTGCCTGCTCACCCTGCGCGACGAGGCGCACGCCTTCGGGCTTGAACACGGCCAGGATGTGGGCGGCTTCCTTGCACATTGGGAACGGACGGGGGGAGAGCGCAGCGCGTCAGGTGGGACTGTGCTGGGCGCCATACAGGTGATGACCATTCACAAGGCGAAGGGCCTTCAGTTCCCGGTCGTGGTGGTTCCTACAGCACGCATGGGCTCCGGGAACTCCAACGCGGAGCGGCTCTGGGTGAATCCGGCCGGTGTCGTTCCGGAGCTCGCATCGGCCCTGATCCGCCCGGACAAGAGCGTGAAGGAGTGCGGGTTGCCTGAACTGGAGGCTGAGGCCGCCTTGCGCCTGCTGGATGACCTGGACCTGCTCTATGTCGCCTTCACCCGCCCGGAGCAGCGGCTTTACGCCCTCGTGCCGACCCGTAAGCCGGATGAGCTCACGGCACGGCTGCTGGAGCATCTGCAGCCGATGCAGGAAGGAGCTGCGGTGACGCTGGGCGAGCGGCTCAAGCCTTGGCCCAAGGAGACCGCCGAACCGCCAGAGGCACTCCGCGCCCCCGAACGTCCGAATGAACCCGCATTGCCGTTGAGGCTGGAAGCCCCGGCCGATTGGGTCCCGGATGACCCGGACCCGCTGCGCCGCTTCGGGAACCTGGTGCACGACTTGCTCGGGCGCGTGGAGCATGCCGAGGCATTGCCGCAGGCCGTGGCCGCCCTGCTGCGCGAAGGCCTGGTGAACGGCTCCGAGGCCCGCACCCTGGAGGCCTGGCTCGGTCCGGCGATCCGCTCGGATGGGCTTCGGCCATGGTTCGGCCCTGGACTGCACGTGCGGACAGAGGCGAGCATCATCACTGCCGATGGACATGCGCAACGCCCGGACCGCATCGTGTCGGATGGCGGGGTGATGCGCGTGCTGGACATCAAGACAGGCGCACCATCCGACCGGCACCATGACCAGGTGCGCGGCTACATGCGGCTCCTGCGCGAGCTTGGGCATGACCGCGTGGAAGGGGCCCTGTTCTACGTCCGCGATGGATCCGTCATTCCTGTTGAAGCCGCATGA
- a CDS encoding PKD domain-containing protein — translation MSLERTSLAALAAGLLALQASAQCPQLYDYYGAPSASPQWFSCSGTSFTLVIATPQSVGAYSIDWGDGSPLQTGAALAPPMTVPHVYAAAVATYTVTFTELATGCTVVGTLTMEQSTSASIQIPVGGLTQVCAPHPVEFINSSTNVSPNTVFQWDFGDGSPILTFDHTNWGQTITHTYQQGTVDCETTVSLTAQNSCNTLQGGSSLATFNPIRIWDIDDASIAASATLLCWPDRTVTFANTTDRNCFQQGNIFQRYEYWNFGDYWGQGQDSIIDWAPWPPTFPRVIQYPGIGTYEVMLLDSNYCGIDTAFITIQIVPPPDVSLTVSPDTICMGETAFFDQTTSGGANYFQWDFGAGAGFQWTGAGDQAHTYAAPGTYTASYTASIQGATAGCADTASVTVVVLPRPTADFTIDQDAACDSLTVTAVNASVSAVSHLWDFGDGTTSTLADPPPHHYGAVGDYTITLTVTNALGCTHSFSREVHVFAPPTVAIQAANLCFGDTAQFIPVIGTAPGNPVTSWSWSFGDGSGSSDEQPFHAYAAPGPYTVLLDVATPYCGGSGSQALNVQARPVASFTPSAALGCSPMPVDFVNASTGATAYQWLFGDGNASTASAPSHTYVNAGAADTVFTVTLIASTPFGCADTAVVPITVAPGVVAGFTHNAVPGCAPMDVSFVNTSTGAASYLWDFGDGVTSSAQHPGHTFTNTSFFLDIRTVTLTAFSPAGCQASVTQQVMVYPAPDFSFVAAPDSGCSPLTVTFPSVVGAVSYAWDFGDGSTGSGPSPTHTYINGTTNEQVFGITLVGSNAFGCMDTAEAIVTVYPNPVAQFTASPLMGCHPLTAQLTNLSTGAMAFQWNYGDGQWSDTAMAVHGHTWFNFPGPGAVTYPVSLTAITDHGCTSTATAQVQVFPQVVAGFVQPSDGCAPLATDFVNTSTGASSFLWSFGDQQGSSAASPSHTYFNSGLSDAEFNPTLIATSSFGCSDTATTALTVHPQPIAQFIPGAPAGCQPLHVPFQDLTIGAVSVQWQFGDGAVLDTLPGNTAHTYAHGAAVPQGFEPLLLAANAWGCSDTASAAITVYPAIQAAFEVSATGCSPLTIQPLNGSTGASSYLWDMGDGTVLVGASPTHTYVNQGTVDQVRVITLTATSPWGCVSVHSETVVVSPVPQAAFLATPFSQQFPDATVTLSNTSGPGTWNHAWSFGDGASSTLEQPGAHTYSSWGQFQITLVVSGTACSDTATQLVTITPPLPTAGFLGQGEGCAPLAVEFTNTSLQALSYQWSFGDGGTSTADNPTYIFNVPGTYTVTLTAFGIGGTVNTAVKVDSVVVHPRANAFFVLQPTAVVVPTQPVFTYNLSANADQFHWDFGDGTTSNAFNPEHYYQAPGVYDVSLVANNQWNCPDTFTVIGATTAEASGDLAFPNAFTPGSGPTDGTYDPMGFSNDHFFPQHKGVERYRLEVFNRWGELVFVSEDVNKGWDGWYKGAPAKQDVYVWKCTAAFSDGRETVLKGDVTLLR, via the coding sequence GTGTCCCTTGAACGCACTTCGCTGGCCGCGCTGGCCGCCGGGCTCCTGGCACTGCAGGCTTCCGCGCAGTGCCCTCAGCTCTACGACTACTACGGTGCGCCATCCGCTTCGCCGCAGTGGTTCAGCTGCTCCGGCACCAGCTTCACGCTGGTCATCGCCACGCCGCAATCCGTGGGTGCCTATTCCATCGACTGGGGCGATGGCAGCCCGCTGCAGACCGGTGCGGCCCTGGCCCCCCCCATGACGGTGCCGCACGTGTATGCCGCTGCGGTGGCCACGTACACGGTGACGTTCACGGAACTCGCCACGGGATGCACCGTGGTCGGCACCTTGACCATGGAGCAGAGCACGAGCGCTTCGATCCAGATCCCGGTCGGGGGGCTTACCCAGGTGTGCGCGCCGCACCCCGTGGAGTTCATCAACAGCAGCACCAATGTTTCACCGAACACGGTGTTCCAGTGGGATTTCGGCGACGGCTCGCCCATTCTCACGTTCGATCACACGAACTGGGGCCAGACCATCACCCATACCTACCAGCAGGGTACCGTGGATTGCGAGACCACGGTGAGCCTCACCGCCCAGAACTCCTGCAACACGCTGCAGGGCGGGTCGAGCCTGGCCACCTTCAATCCCATCCGCATCTGGGACATCGACGATGCGAGCATCGCCGCGAGCGCGACGCTGCTGTGCTGGCCTGACCGCACGGTGACCTTCGCGAATACCACGGACCGCAACTGCTTCCAGCAGGGCAACATCTTCCAGCGCTACGAGTACTGGAACTTCGGCGATTACTGGGGCCAGGGCCAGGACTCCATCATCGACTGGGCCCCTTGGCCGCCAACCTTCCCGCGGGTCATCCAGTATCCGGGCATCGGCACCTATGAGGTGATGCTCCTGGACAGCAACTACTGTGGCATCGATACGGCCTTCATCACCATCCAGATCGTTCCGCCGCCCGATGTATCGCTCACCGTGTCCCCCGATACCATCTGCATGGGAGAGACGGCGTTCTTCGATCAGACCACCAGCGGGGGAGCCAACTACTTCCAATGGGACTTCGGCGCGGGAGCCGGCTTCCAATGGACCGGTGCGGGCGATCAGGCCCATACTTACGCGGCGCCCGGCACCTACACGGCCTCCTACACCGCCAGCATCCAGGGTGCCACGGCCGGATGCGCCGATACCGCCTCCGTGACGGTGGTGGTGCTGCCGCGGCCGACGGCCGATTTCACGATCGATCAGGATGCGGCGTGCGATTCGCTTACGGTGACCGCGGTGAATGCCTCGGTGAGCGCTGTTTCGCACCTCTGGGACTTTGGCGACGGCACGACCAGCACGCTCGCCGACCCGCCGCCGCACCATTATGGCGCCGTGGGGGATTACACCATCACGCTCACGGTGACCAATGCCCTTGGCTGCACCCACTCCTTCTCGCGCGAGGTGCATGTCTTCGCCCCGCCGACGGTGGCGATCCAGGCGGCCAATCTCTGCTTCGGTGATACCGCGCAGTTCATCCCGGTGATCGGTACCGCGCCGGGGAATCCGGTCACGAGCTGGTCGTGGTCCTTCGGTGATGGGAGCGGCTCCTCCGATGAGCAGCCGTTCCATGCATACGCAGCCCCCGGACCTTACACGGTTCTCCTCGACGTGGCCACGCCCTATTGCGGCGGTTCCGGTTCGCAGGCCTTGAATGTGCAGGCGAGGCCTGTCGCCTCCTTCACGCCGAGCGCCGCCTTGGGCTGCTCACCGATGCCCGTGGACTTCGTGAATGCCAGCACGGGTGCGACAGCCTACCAGTGGCTCTTCGGTGACGGCAATGCATCCACGGCCAGCGCACCCTCGCACACCTACGTGAATGCCGGTGCAGCGGACACCGTCTTCACCGTCACGCTCATCGCCAGTACACCGTTCGGCTGTGCGGATACAGCGGTGGTTCCGATCACCGTAGCGCCCGGCGTGGTGGCTGGGTTCACGCACAATGCCGTACCGGGCTGTGCGCCGATGGATGTCTCCTTCGTGAACACGAGCACCGGAGCGGCCAGCTACCTGTGGGACTTCGGGGATGGGGTCACGAGCTCCGCCCAGCATCCTGGTCACACCTTCACCAACACGAGCTTCTTCCTCGATATCCGCACGGTCACGCTCACCGCCTTCTCCCCGGCGGGCTGCCAGGCCAGCGTCACCCAGCAGGTGATGGTCTATCCCGCGCCGGACTTCAGCTTCGTGGCGGCCCCGGACAGCGGCTGCAGCCCGCTCACCGTCACCTTTCCGAGCGTGGTGGGCGCTGTATCCTACGCCTGGGATTTCGGGGATGGGAGCACGGGCAGCGGCCCTTCGCCGACCCACACCTACATCAACGGAACCACGAATGAACAGGTCTTCGGCATCACGCTGGTGGGCAGCAATGCCTTTGGCTGCATGGATACAGCTGAAGCGATCGTCACCGTGTACCCCAATCCAGTGGCGCAGTTCACGGCATCACCGCTGATGGGCTGCCATCCGCTCACAGCCCAGCTCACGAACCTGAGCACCGGGGCCATGGCCTTCCAGTGGAACTATGGCGATGGCCAATGGAGCGATACCGCCATGGCGGTGCATGGGCACACCTGGTTCAACTTCCCGGGGCCCGGCGCTGTCACCTACCCCGTCTCGCTCACCGCCATCACGGACCATGGATGCACGAGCACCGCCACGGCTCAGGTGCAGGTGTTCCCCCAGGTGGTCGCCGGGTTCGTGCAGCCATCGGATGGATGCGCGCCGCTCGCCACGGATTTCGTCAACACCTCCACGGGCGCCAGCTCCTTCCTGTGGAGCTTCGGCGATCAGCAGGGCAGCAGCGCGGCGTCCCCGAGCCATACCTACTTCAATTCGGGATTGAGCGATGCGGAATTCAATCCGACCCTCATCGCCACATCGTCGTTCGGGTGCAGCGATACCGCGACGACGGCCTTGACGGTTCATCCGCAGCCCATCGCACAATTCATCCCGGGGGCGCCGGCCGGGTGCCAGCCTCTCCACGTGCCATTCCAGGACCTCACCATCGGCGCGGTGTCGGTTCAATGGCAGTTCGGTGATGGTGCCGTGCTGGACACCCTTCCGGGCAACACCGCTCATACCTATGCGCATGGAGCTGCGGTGCCCCAGGGCTTCGAGCCGCTGCTGCTGGCCGCCAATGCCTGGGGCTGCAGCGACACGGCTTCCGCGGCCATCACCGTCTATCCGGCGATCCAGGCGGCATTCGAAGTCTCGGCGACGGGGTGCTCGCCCTTGACCATCCAGCCGCTGAATGGCAGCACAGGTGCCAGCAGCTACCTGTGGGACATGGGCGATGGCACTGTGCTGGTGGGCGCCAGCCCGACGCACACCTATGTCAATCAGGGCACGGTGGACCAGGTCAGGGTGATCACGCTCACGGCCACCTCGCCATGGGGCTGCGTCAGCGTCCATTCGGAAACAGTGGTGGTGTCGCCCGTGCCGCAAGCAGCGTTCCTGGCCACGCCTTTCTCGCAGCAGTTCCCCGATGCCACTGTCACCCTCAGCAACACGAGCGGTCCGGGCACATGGAACCATGCTTGGTCCTTCGGCGATGGCGCATCATCCACCCTGGAGCAGCCAGGCGCGCACACCTACTCTTCCTGGGGCCAGTTCCAGATCACCTTGGTCGTGAGCGGCACGGCATGCTCCGATACCGCCACGCAACTGGTCACCATCACGCCACCCCTGCCCACTGCGGGCTTCCTGGGCCAGGGCGAAGGCTGCGCACCGCTGGCCGTTGAATTCACGAACACCAGCCTGCAGGCCCTGAGCTACCAATGGAGCTTCGGCGACGGAGGCACGAGCACGGCCGATAACCCGACATACATCTTCAACGTACCAGGGACATATACCGTGACCCTCACCGCATTCGGCATAGGAGGCACCGTGAACACCGCCGTGAAGGTGGACTCGGTCGTGGTGCATCCCCGCGCCAATGCCTTCTTCGTGCTGCAGCCGACCGCCGTCGTGGTCCCCACGCAGCCCGTCTTCACCTACAACCTGAGCGCGAACGCGGACCAGTTCCACTGGGATTTCGGCGATGGCACCACCAGCAACGCCTTCAATCCGGAGCACTACTACCAAGCGCCCGGGGTCTACGATGTGAGCCTCGTTGCGAACAACCAGTGGAACTGCCCCGATACGTTCACCGTGATCGGGGCCACCACGGCCGAGGCGAGCGGCGACCTTGCCTTCCCCAATGCATTCACGCCCGGGAGCGGCCCCACGGATGGGACCTATGACC